The Lichenihabitans psoromatis genomic interval CAGGGTTATGCTCCGCCGGCGCAGACGGTTCAGGTCCCAGCATCGCTGCCCTACTCCCTTTGGGGCAGCGGTTTCGGCGACTTCGGGCATAACGGCCGCGACGGCAATGCTGCAGCGCTCGATCGTGCGCTCGGCGGCTTCGTGCTGGGCGGCGACGTCCGCATCGACGGATCGGCCTTGAACAACTGGCGCATCGGTCTCGTCGGTGGCTACACAAACGATCAGATCGACGTGAAGGCGCGCGGCGCGTCCGGCAGCGTCGAAACATTCTTCGGTGGCGTCTACGGGGGCGCGCATTATGGCGCAGTCGATATCAAGCTCGGGGTCACGGGCGGTGGCCTCCAAACCACGACGCAGAGCAATGTCGCTTTTCCGGGCTTCATCGACCGGACCGACGCGACCTATGGTGGCTCGATGGTCCAGGGCTTCGGTGAAATCGGTTATAAGATCGCGCTCGGCTACGGCACGATCGAACCCGTTCTACAGGGCGCCGCGATCCATATTGACCAGGATGGGTTCACCGAACGAGGCGGAGCCGCTGCGCTTTCGGGCTTCACTCGAGGCTATGACGTCCAAACGACGACGCTCGGCCTCCGGGGAGAGAGCGCAATTTTCACCACGCTGCCGCTGAGCGCCCGCGGGTTTGTCGGCTGGCGTCATGCATTCGGCGACGTGACCCCGAGCGCATTGCTGGCCTTTAGCGCGGGTTCTAATGCGTTCGCGATCAGTGGCAGTCCCATCGATCGCGACGCTGTGGTGGCGGAGGTTGGCCTCGACTATCATGCGGCGGCAAATCTGGTCATCGGGGTCAGCTATGCCGGCCAAGCTGGCCAACGCGCTTATGACAATGCCATTTCGGCCCGCCTCGCTTATCGCTTCTGATCGAGACGACAAGAATGCCGCGGCGGTGAAACGCGAAAGGGAGGCCTGTGAGCCGCAACGACGAACAGACCAAGCTGACCGCGACATTTCTGAACACGATCGCGGTGGCGGTCATCGTGGCGGGAACGATAGCGCCGCTCTTCAGCGTGCTTTATGGACTAACGACGCTGACGCCAGATCAAATTCGGTTCATTGCACTAGCGGCGCCGACTTGGTTCTTGATCGGAGTCGCCATACATTCACTGGCGAGGCTGGTTCTACGCAGCGTCGGAGGATCGCATGACCCTGTTTGAAGTTTATGCCGTGTTTGGTGCACCGCTGATGCTCTTGGCCGGCTGTGCCGGCATCGCCTGGTACGCCATTCACCATTGAACGTCACCATCGCGCAGGCGGGTGGAGGCGTTTCAGTCGACGGTTGCTAATCGCCGGTTGAGGTGCAGGTAATTCGGATTAAATCCGGAAAATGCCGCCAGTTTTGCCACGTCGATAATGTCGAGGACGCCCGCTTTGAAGGTGATGAACCGATCGTAGCGGAGTTGCTGCAGCGTTCGGTTCACGTGAATGGTCGAAAGCCCCATCGTGTCAGCCAGTTCTTCCTGCGTCATGGGCAGGTCGAAACTGTTGTTGTGACACAGGCCAACCGCCTGCAGCCTGAAAAAGAGCTCGCAGAAGAGATGAGCGATCTGCTGATCGGCCGGGCGTTGCCCCATGCTGACCAACCACTCCCTTAAGATGCCCTCATCGACAAGGGTCGCCCACCAGAGCGCGCGGCTGATGCGGGAGTGTCGCGCGGTGAGTTCCTCAACGACGACGCGAGGGATATCGACGATAATGCAAGGGCTGAGGGTGCCGATGTTATGGTCCATCTCGCCGAGGATCGCGACATGCAGGTCGCAAAAGTCGCCGGGGACCAAAAAAGCCAAAATCTGACGGCGCCCCTGCTCGATGATCTTATAGCGACACGCAAATCCCTTCATGACGAGACGGACGTGCTCGGGTCGGTCGCCTTCCCGGATCAGGTCGCGATGACTGTCGACCTGCCGGGTTCGGGAGGATAGATGCGCGAGCGTTACATTGTCGGCGACGGTCAGAAACCCGCTATGGGCGAGCTTGCGGATGAGCGGATTTTGCATGTCGCGTCCTCCGGCATTGGCGATCAAAGTGAGCCGGTGACCTCCAAGGGTCCGACACTCGATTGATCACGCATCCCGGAAAAAACGTCGAGACCCACCAACGACACCTAGCCCTAACACGGCCCGAACACTCTGTACGTTTTGTGATGTTGCATCCGGCAGACACGTGATCGCCAGACACGCGGACGCCCTGACCGAAGGCCGTCTCGTTGCGAAGCGAAACCGGAACGATGATCGTGGCAATGGGTTGTTTTCATGAATATGTCGTAAACGGAGTCGAAAAATGACAAGGCAGACGATCGTCGTCGTCGAAGACGAACCCGCACAACGGATCGGGGCTGCTGCGATGTTCGCCGATCATGGCTTCGACACTGCCGAATTCGAGAATGCTGACGAGGCGGGCGCCTACGTGCGGCAGAACGAGGATAAGGTGCTGGCCGTTTCACCGATGTTCAAATGCCGGGCGACACCGATGGCGTCAATCTCGTGGCCCAGATCGCGGTCACTTGCCCGACCATTACGTTGTTGGTGACGTCGGGACGATCCGAGGGCGTTCTGGAGCGACTACCCCCGAATGGGTTCTTCGTCCCGAAGCCGTGGAGCGCGACGGATCTCGATCAGGCCATCGACCATATCCGACGCCGCCAACAATAAACCCGAAGGTCACGAGGGCGGTTGATCGAGAGTCTCGCGCAAGGTCACGAGTTTGGTTTTCAGTGCGTCGAGCTCGTCGAACGGGAGCCCGGTCGCGCATATCATCCCGGTGCGGATCGATCTGCAGCGCTCGTGGAGCGCTTGGCCCGCTTCGGTCAGGGACACTCGAACCTGCCGCTCGTCGACCTTATCGCGGCGTCGCGAGACGAGGCCGGCGGCTTCGAGCCGCTTGAGCAGGGGCGTTAGCGTCCCTGAATCCAGCAGCAATCGTTCGCCGATCGCCTTGACGGTCAGCCCGTCCGTCTCCCACAGCACCAACAGGCAGACGTATTGCGGATATGTGATGCCGATCTCGTCGAGATGCGGTTTGTAGCGGCGGGAGAACGCATGCGCCAAGGCATAAACCGCAAAACAGATCTGGTCGCCCAGCAGCAAGGACGCCTGTCCCGCCTCCCCGACACGTTCCAGATCATCGACGTCGCTCGGCGACCCATTATCCGCATTCGGCGTCTCGCGTGAGCCCGACGGTCGCGCCGGATCGTCAGAGAGAATCATGCTGATCTACCTGTCACAAAAATCCCGAATACGTCGACGGCGAGAACGGGGATGGATCGCACACCCTGTTCAATCCCCAACGACCAAGCTCTTGAAGCTGAACCATAACATCAGCAAAGCGCTCCCGTGTCATCCGAAGGATGACCGAAGCTGGTAGGTAGAGTGAGCGGCGGCGTGCACTTGGTCTCCGAGAATTTTCTGTTGACCCTGCATCTTCGAGCCTTGTCAAAACTGGCACATTCACCTGTTGTTCTGGCTTCGATGGCGATTCGACTTGCGCCACTCCCCCGTCCCGCCTTCGCCCTAATGCTGGATCATTTCCGATGAGCATGCGTTGACGAAAGCAATTGGAAGGCAGTTCTATGATCCTTAAGACCCTCACGTTCGTTGGAGCCCTGGTGCTTGTTTGCCCCACGCTGGCTTTGGCGCAGCATCAAGGCTCGATGGAAGACCAACTCGCGTGCACCCCCGACGTCTACCGGCTTTGCTCATCCATGATCCCGGACGAGGATAAGATCGTGGCGTGCCTTGAGCGGAACAAGCCAACCCTGTCGGCGGCCTGTCAGAAGGTGTTTTCGGCGCCGAACCCCGGACACAGTCAATCCGACAACAACGACGACTGACCCGCTTTCCCGACCGAAAGGTTCACTGATCGGCAGACGACGACTCGTCTTCATCTGGGTCGTCTGTCGCGGGCACCGCATAAACCCCGCCAAGCCATCTGTTGAGATCGACATCCGCGCAGCGGGTTGAGCAAAACGGATCATGGGCGGGGACGACAGGCTTTCCGCAGATCACACAGGCCTTGGACTGACGCCCCGCCTGATCTTTATTGTCGTTAGCGGCTGGCATGTTCGCAGCCTTTCGGTCGTCGGATGCAGTCATCGCAGATCCTGAGACGTGCAGAGTTCAAGCCTGGTTCAGCCATAGGAGATGGGCGGGATAGCCTTCGCCGACCAGCAGCCCCAAGGTCTCGTAAAGCGGCAGACCAACCACCGACGAATGCGAGCCGATGAGCTTCATGACGAAGGCCTCGGCCAAGCCTTGGATGGCATAGCCGCCAGCCTTGCCGCGCCACTCGCCCGACGCCAGATAGGCTTCGATTTCCTGGCTGGACAAGCGCTTGAAGCGCACCCGCGTCTCGACCAATTTATGGCGGACATGTCCCTTCGGGGTCATGACGCTGACGCCGGTGTAGACGCGATGGGCGCGACCCGAGAGCAGCCGAAGACAATCGTCGGCCTCGTCGAGGATTTCACATTTCGGCAGAATGCGTCGTCCGACACAGACGACTGTATCGGCGGCGACGATAAAGCAATCCTCGAGATCGGCGCGGGCTTGTGCCGTGGCGGTTGCGGCATTCAGCTTTTCGGCCGCAAGGCGGCCAGCCAGCACACGCGGAAGTTCACCCTTGTGCGGCGTCTCGTCGATATCCGTCGGCAGAAGGACGTCGGGCTCAATGCCGATCTGTTGCAGCAGAGCCAACCGTCGAGGCGACGCGGATGCGAGAACGAGCTTGGGACGCCAAGTTCCGGTACGGCCGGCGCCGCCCCGTCGGTCCGTCGCGTTCACTTGAAGCGGTAGGTGATACGGCCCTTGGTGAGATCGTAGGGCGTCATCTCGACCAGCACCTTGTCGCCCGTGAGCACGCGGATCCGGTTTTTACGCATTTTTCCGGCTGTGTGAGCCGTGATTTCGTGATCGTTCTCAAGCTTCACGCGGAACATCGCATTCGGAAGCAATTCGGTGACGGTTCCCGGAAACTCGAGCAGTTCTTCTTTCGCCATATGATCCATTCTTTCTGGCGCGCGAGCCATCCCGGCGCGGTGTGGCAACGCGAGCATTCATCCCGAACAGGCGAAAAGGCCGATCCGCGAGACATTCTCATCATCGTATCGATCGGCACGCCCACGCAAAACCGCTCTCCCGAGCGAGTAGTCCGGCAGTGCCTCTCTCGCATGTAGTTGAACCAAGCAGGTTTGTGAACCATCGCATCACCGACGGAGGAGCGATTCCGTCGTTCTGCCGTCATTTTGGACAATCTTAATTCCCGGACGCCGGAAACTGAGCCGAACCGGTCGTCCGGTCTTCATCCGCCCCCGCGGCCACGAGCGCATCGCGCTGCTTCAATTGGCGAACGCGACGCATGCTGATCGGGATGTGCACCAGATAAGCCAAGGTCAAGACGATCAACATTTCCATCGGGAATGTCGCCAGCAAAAGGATCACGACCGCGACGCCGAAGAGAACGAAGATCACCTGATCGCGGGGGACTCGCCCAATGGTCTTCCCCGACCAATGCGGGAGGCGGCTCGCCATCAAGGCCGCCACGGCCAGCACATAGATGATCTCGAGCGGCACAAAGACGCGAGAGATGTTCAGCTCGAACACCGAGTAATGCAGATAGAGCGGCATCAGGACGACCACGGCGCCCGCCGGAGCCGGCATCCCAGTGAAGAACTGAGATGTCCAGGAGGGCTTATCGTCATCGTCGAGCGCGACATTGAAACGGGCGAGTCGCAGCGCACAGGCGATCGCGAACACCATGGCGGCGAACCAGCCAAAGCTTTTCACGCCACTGAGAGACCAGAAATAAAGCGTCAGTGCTGGCGCCACGCCGAAATCGAGGAAGTCGGCAAGCGAATCGAGCTCTGCCCCGAAGCGGGTCGTGCCCTTGAGCGCGCGCGCCAGGCGCCCATCGATCCCGTCGAGCACCGCAGCCGCCAAGATCGACAAAACTGCCTTATCGAACTGCCCGTCAGCGGCCATCCGGATGGCCGTCAACCCGAGACAAAGCGCCAGGATCGTCACGAGATTCGGAAGAATGATCCGCATCGGCACGGCACGAAAGCGCTTCGAACTCTCGCGCCGATAGGGTCCACGATCGAAGTCAGGCGTCATTTACGATCCCCGCAGCACGAGCGGGGACGATGTCGTCCAGCCGAGCCACACCGCAGCGCGCCCCGCCGCGAGCTTCTTCAAACATGATCCGCCGTCATCTGTCGATCATCATCTCGCGCCATCGACTCAGCCGCGCCCAGCAGCGGCCTTGGACCGGGCCGGAAGATTTCGACCTTTTCGGTGAAGCCACGAGCGGGGAACAGCCCGATTTGCTCGGCACCGCGTCGCATGTGATTGACGAAGGCGGCCGACAGCAGCAGAGGCTGGCTCAATTTGGCATTCATGCTGGCAATCCGACTGGCCAGAGCGACATCCCGCCCGATCACGGTGAAATCCAGCCGCAGGCCGGATCCGACGTTGCCATAGGCCACTTCGCCGTAATGCAAGGCTATTCCGATTTCCATGGGTCGACGATCCGGATGCAGCCGGTTGAAGGCATCCACCGCGTCGAGAGCCGCTTCTGCCGCCTCAAGCGCCCGATCGGATGCGTCGCAGGACCGCTCCTTCGTTTCGCGGAAGACAGCCAAAAGGCCATCGCCCAGATATTTCAACACCTCGCCGCGTCGCTCTTCGACCGGCGGCACGAGACAATCGAACAAATCGTTGAAGAGATCGACAGCCTGGACCGCACTAAGTTCGGCCATGTGGCCAGTCGAGTCGCGGAGATCGGCCACCAGCATCGCGGCCCGTATGGTTGAGACCTGCCCCCGCTTCGCGCGGCCCGCCAAAATGGCGCGGTGCGGTTCATCGCCCACATAGGTGCGAAGCAACTTGTCGAGGGTGGACCACCCGAGCCGCGCATCGATGCGGGTCGTCAGCGGCGGAATCCAAAACGCGATCGTCATCAGATCGAGCTTCGAAAACCCGGTCTGCTGTCGCGTCGCGAAGGTCACCCAGGCATTGGCGCCATTCGTAAGCAAGATCGGAACGCAGATGTAATGCGTGATGCCGCGATCGCGAAGTGATTTGACGATACCGAACCGGTCATCCGACGTGTCGGGAATCCAGACCTCGACCCATTGCTGGGTTTGTGCCGCAAGATAATAGGGGCTTGCGAGATACTCTGGAGCTCGTTCTTCCGTCTGAACATAGACGGTTTCGGTCACACCTTCGCCGCGGACCCAATAGCGGCCCACTGCATCATGCTCTGCCGTGACCATCGAGGTCGACGAGGCATAACGATCAAGCGGCAAACCCGCCTCGATCATCCGCTCGCATAATTCCTCGATCAGCGACTTGGATGCGGTGCGTCTATCCGATCGCATGAGCCAGTCGACGAGGTCGACCGCCTTGCGAGCACGGTCCGACGGCATGCCGGCCAGAAGATCAGGCATCGACATCCCGGATACCGTCAATCCCGATACCGCGGGTCGTGCGATCTGCTGACCTGCACCACCGATCGATCCGGTGGAGCCCTCCTCGGTCATTCCGGTCATGGCACGATCCTAACCAGCCTTGAAGCTCCGTGACGACTCCGCCCCCTTCACATCGGCCAGTACGGTTTCGCCCGCGATCGCTCGAGATCCATGGCCGACCAACACGCGCACGCCTTCGGGAAGATAGACATCGACGCGGGACCCGAACCGGATAAGACCGAAGCGATCCCCCGCGCCGATCGACTCGCCTTCACGCACGAAGGACACGATGCGGCGGGCAATCAAACCGGCAATCTGCACGACACCGATCCGGCCGCTCGCGGTTTCCAGCACCATGCTGGATCGTTCGTTATCTTCGCTGGCCTTGTCGAGATCGGCGTTTACGAACAAGCCGGGTTTGTAAGCGATCCGCACGATTCGGCCGGTCATCGGCGCCCGATTGACGTGGCAATCGAACACACTCATGAACACCGAAATGCGCTGCATGGGCCGGTCGCCCAATCCGAGTTCCGAGGGCGGCACGAAGAAACCGATCGACGAAATCACGCCATCGGCGGGTGATATCACCAAGCCTTCCCGCATGGGCGTCACGCGCTGTGGGTCGCGGAAGAAATAGACGCACCAGAGCGTCGCGATCCCACCGATCCAGCCGAGCGGGCTCCAAATCCAATCGAGGATCAGGGCCACGACCGCAAAGGCCGCGATGAAAATATAGCCTTCCGGATGAACGGGCGTGAGCTGCCGTCGAATACTCGCAAACATAGACATCAGGTCTTCAGCGCCCTTCCGAATGAGTCAACATTTTCGCATTGTTTGTGTGCGAAGTCACCCGCTGAGCATCATGCCTGTTGGCTGTGCACCGCACGGTTGAGACAAGGCATCACTCTGCGGCGCGAGCCGATCCGGAAGCAGGCTCGAAGGAGTTCTCCGGCAGGTCATCGCCCTCTTCATCGGCGCGGCGGAGAGCATCCCGTGCGGCATCGGCTTGACGTTGGCGGTTCCACATGGCCGCATAAGTGCCCCCGCGCAGCAATAACTCGTCGTGGGTGCCGCGTTCGGCGATCACGCCCTTGACCAAAACGAGAATCTGATCTGCCGCCACTACGGTCGACAGCCGATGCGCGATGACCAGCGTGGTCCGCCCGCGGGAAACGCGCACGAGCGCATCCTGAATTTCGCGTTCGGTAAAGCTATCGAGCGCCGACGTCGCCTCGTCGAGCACCAGCACCGGCGGCGCCTTGAGGATGGTGCGTGCGATCGCAACGCGCTGTTTCTCACCCCCCGAAAGCTTCAAGCCACGTTCACCGACCTGCGCGTCATAACCGCCGGGCACAGAGATGATGAACTGGTCAATTTGCGCGTCCTTGGCGGCCTCGCGGATATCCTCGGGGCTGGCTTCCCAGCGCCCATATCGGATGTTGTACTCGATCGAGTCGTTGAACAGCACCGTATCCTGCGGAACCATGCCGATGGCCGACCGCAAGGATTTTTGGGTCACGTTCAGGATATCCTGCCCATCGATGGTGATGCGACCGGACGAGGCTTCGTAGAAGCGGAACATCAGCCGTGACAGCGTCGACTTGCCGGCGCCGGAGGGGCCGACGACCGCAACCGTCTGGCCGGGTGCAATCTCGAACGAGACGTCTTTCAGGATCTCCCGCGCCGGGTCGTAGCCGAAATTCACATGCTCGAAACGCACCCGCCCTTCGGTCACCTTCAGGTCACGCGCGCCCGGCTTGTCCTTCACTTCGGCCGATTGATCGAGAATCGAGAACATCAGTTCGATGTCGATGATGGCCTGTTTGACCTCGCGGTAGACGAGGCCCATGAAGTTCAAGGGCTGGTAGAGCTGGATCATCATGGCATTGACGAGAACGAAATCGCCGACAGTGTTGTGACCGGCCCGGATGCCGCGCAGACACATGATCATGACGACCGCAAGACCGACGCTGAAGATCAGCGCCTGACCAGCATTGAGAAAGGCCAATGACGTGTAGGTCTTGACGCTGAGTTTCTCGTATCGCGCCATCGACCGATCATAACGATCCGCCTCGCGCTCCTCGGCACCGAAATATTTCACGGTTTCGAAATTGAGGAGACTGTCGATCGCCTTCGTATTCGCGTCCTGATCGCTTTCGTTCATCGACTGGCGGATCGCGATGCGCCAATTCGTCGCCACCGTCGTGAACAGCATATAGGCGATGATCATGATCGTGACCGCGAGCGCGTAAAGCCAGTCGAACTGAAGCGTGAAAACCGCGAGGATCAGCACGAATTCGACAGCGGTCGGGACGCCGGTCAGCATGATCATCCGCACGATCGTCTCGATCGCCGTGCGCCCCCGCTCCAAAACGCGGGTCAAGCCACCCGTCTTGCGCTCGAGATGATAGCGCAGCGACAGTTCGTGCAGATGCACAAAGACTTCTGTCGCGAGACGACGCACAGCATGCATCGCGACGGACGCAAACAAGGCGTCGCGCCCTTGCGTAAACAGCGCCATGACGATCCTGAGGACCCCATAGGCCACAGTCAGCGCCACAGGCCCCGTCATGTCGGACGGGAGGAAGCCGAGACCATGATCCGCTTTGCCGACCACGGCATCCGTCGCCCATTTGAACGAATAGGGGATCGCAATGGTGATGAGTTTGGCAACGATCAGCAAAACGAGCGCCGCATAAATGCGACGGCGGAGATCGGCCCGGTCGCTCGGCCAGATGTAAGGCCAAAGATTGCGGACAGTCGTGAAGAGACTGGCCTCGGCTTTGACGCGCGGTTTTGATGGCGCGGCAGGCCCGGCCACCGGCAGGGTTTGATGGGTCATACGGCGCCGGAAGCCGAGAAGCAGTGACGTTTGAGCATGGCGTCTATATAGCGCCAAAAGCCCGATTTAGAACCCTTACAACCACGCCATTGATGTTCAGTTGGTCGCGCGGTTCGGCACGACGAAGATTTGACCGGGATAAATCAGATTCGGGTTGCGAATCTGCGTCGCGTTCGAGGCGTAAATCTCGGTATAGGCGACCCCATGCCCCAACATTTTACGGCTGATCCTCCACAGGCTGTCGCCCCGGATCACCGTTGCGGATTGCAGTTGCGCCACGATCGCGGCTGCCGCCGCTCCATCCGACGCAGCGCCCGGTTCTGTCGGTGCCGTATCGGTCGATCGTGCGGCGCCAGGGCTCGCGATGTTGGGGGTTCCGGACGTCGCAAGTGCAGTCGACGTCGAAGCGGGGCCGGCGACACCCGGCATGGCACGGGAGCCATCGGTCGCTGACGCCGCTCCCCCAAGCCCAGGCGAGGCGGAGGCAAGCCCAGCCGAGGCCGAGGGAGGAGCATTCGATGCGACCACGGATGGGTGGGTGGCGCCAAGCTGCTGCTGCGCGCCCGCCATGGCCTTCGATGGGGTAGCAGGCGGCGCCTTCGCGATCAGCATGCGCTTCCCACGCCCGATCGCGCCGGCGGCGGGATAATCGAACGGCACCTCGGCCCGGTTGACCACCTTACCGCTCGCCGCCTCCAACTCATCGGCCCGCACGGTATATTTGCCGGGTCGCATCCCATGCTCGACCTTGACGGACCAACGGCCATCTTTTCCGGCCGTGACGTCGGCCAGAAACGCGCCATTGAGGTACACGCGGCATTGGTTCCCTGCATGAGCCGATCCCGAGGCCGTGAACTGACCACCCTGCCCGGCTTCGACGCTTTGGATCGACACGGGAGCGGATGGGCCGGCCGTCGCGACCGATGACACGAGCGGTGTACCGTCCGACAAGACACGGGCCGGTTGATCCGGTGACAGAATGGCCACCATCGGCTTCGCCGTGCCGCTCTTGGCGATCGAAACCGCAACCGATTGGCTCGAAGGAACCGGCCCCTGGCCGGTCTTCGCGGTCTGCAGGGTCAGGTAATGCTCCCCTTCGCCGAGAGTGGGTGGCAACAGAGCGAATTGTCCGGATCCGTCGATCGTCATATGGGCCACAACGACGCCCCGATCGACGAGCGACACCTCACTGCCGGGCTCACCGCGCCCCGCGACGACCGCCTCACCGGTCGGCTCGACGCGCACAACATCGAAGCTCGGCGCAGCCGCTCCGCCGGTCGGGTTAGTCGCAGGCGCGGCAAGCGGGTCTGTTGTCTTGCTGAGAGGCGCGACGCTTGCGCCTGGCTGCCCGGCGGACGACGTCGATCCGGTCGATGATGCCGTCGCGGTCGGATTTGACGCCATGGTCGAGGTCGGCGAAGGGGCCGGTGCCGCCTCGCTCGCAGAATTTGTGATCGGCTTCTTGGGCTGGCTGGTCGATGCATCCGTGCCGAACAAAGGAGCAGGCTTGACCGCAGGCGGGGTCATCAAGGCGAACGGGGTCGGGTGTTGACCGCCTCGCCAGAACGCGAAGCCGAACGCCAAAAGAACGAGCACGACCAGGATCGTAGTCGTAACGCTCCCACGTGGGCTCCTCAGCCAGGCCAACATCATCGTGCTCCTCTTTGAGAGCACGCTAGCGAGTCTTCGCCCCAGGTTCCAATAAACTTTACAGAATCCTTAACATGGCCGTTATCGTTTCGATTGGATGTGGCCGAATCGGGCAACGTGACGCGCGCTTGACCCATCCGACGGCTCGGGCGACAAGCGTCCCCATGAGCGATCTGAAATCAATCTGCGTCTACTGCGGCTCCGCGAGCGGCACGAACCCGCACCATCTCCAAACGGCCGAAGCGCTTGGACGCGCCATGGCGGAAGCCGGAATCGGCCTCGTCTATGGAGGCGGCAACGCGGGTCTGATGGGCGCGACGGCCCGGTCGGTTCTGGCCCATGGCGGTCATGTGACCGGCATCATCCCCGACTTCCTTCGCGATCGTGAACTCGTGCTGAGCGACGCACAGGAGATGATCGTCGTCCCCGACATGCACACCCGCAAGCAGATGATGTTCGAGCGATCCGACGCTTTCGTCGCCCTGCCCGGCGGCATCGGCACGTTGGAAGAATTAGTCGAGCAGATGACGTGGGTGCAGCTCGAACGCCACACCAAGCCCGTGCTGATCGCCGATATCGACGGGTTTTGGCAGCCGCTTGTCGCGCTTCTCGAGCATATGCGCGAGAATGGCTTCGTTCGCCCGAGCGCGGAGGTCAATTATATCGTGGCCGAACGAACCGCAGATATCATTCCGATGCTTCGCGAGGCTCAGGCCCGAACGGCGCAGCTTGGACTGAGCCATACTGTCCTCGATACGCCGCTCTGACGCGATCGTGACCTAAGGTCTTGGCTTGACGCCGATCTTGGTGTGAATCGCAGCGGCGACGCTGGCTGGCACAAACGCTGAAATATCCCCACCCATCGCGGCGATCTGACGAACCAAGGTCGCCGTAATGAAACGACTTGCCGCCGAAGCCGGGATCAGCACGGTCCTGACCTCCGGCGCCAGGACCGCATTCATTCCAGCCATCTGCATTTCATAATCGAGGTCGGTGCCGTCCCGCACCCCGCGGAGCATCAGAGTAGCGCCGCACCGACGCGCCGCCTCCACAGCGAGCCCATCAAAGGTAGCGACCTCGACGTCGCATCCGGCAACCGTCGCGATGGACGCGCATTCTGCTTGGATCAGTGCGGCCCGCTCGGCAGCGTCGAAAAGCGGCGTCTTCGAGGGATGAACCCCGATCGCCACGACGAGCCGATCGCAAATCGCCATTGCGGCCGAGATGACATCGAGGTGTCCGTTGGTGAGAGGATCGAACGACCCCGTGTAGAGGCCGGTTCGAGCCATCAGGCCTCCGGCTCCTCGTCGAGGTCCGCCCCGCCGACATCCGTGCCGCTGTCAGCCGCCTCGGGAATATGTTCGACCGACACTACCTTCTCGTCCTTAGCGGTGTTGAACACGATGACGCCTTGCGTGTTGCGGCCAGCGACGCGGATGCCTTCGACCGGGCAGCGGATCAACTGACCACCGTCCGTCACCAGCATGATCTCATCCGCATGTTCGACCGGGAACGACGCCACCAGTTTGCCGTTGCGGGTATTGGTCACCATGGCGACGATACCCTTGCCGCCGCGTCCCGTCAGCCTATACTCGAACGACGAGCTTCGCTTGCCGAAGCCCCGCTCCGAAATCGTCAAAATGTCCTGCTCGGCTTCAGACATCTCGATATAGCGCTGCGGCGACAGCGTGTCGGGCCCATCCGGGGCGTCGCCGTTCTCACCGACGACCTCGTGTTCGATATCGTCTTCCACCACGCCCTCGCGGGCACGGCGCCGCTTGAGGTATGCGATCCGCTCGCCCGGCTCTGCCTCCATGTGCCGCAGGATCGACAGGCCGATCACCTT includes:
- a CDS encoding Crp/Fnr family transcriptional regulator, with the translated sequence MQNPLIRKLAHSGFLTVADNVTLAHLSSRTRQVDSHRDLIREGDRPEHVRLVMKGFACRYKIIEQGRRQILAFLVPGDFCDLHVAILGEMDHNIGTLSPCIIVDIPRVVVEELTARHSRISRALWWATLVDEGILREWLVSMGQRPADQQIAHLFCELFFRLQAVGLCHNNSFDLPMTQEELADTMGLSTIHVNRTLQQLRYDRFITFKAGVLDIIDVAKLAAFSGFNPNYLHLNRRLATVD
- a CDS encoding MarR family winged helix-turn-helix transcriptional regulator is translated as MILSDDPARPSGSRETPNADNGSPSDVDDLERVGEAGQASLLLGDQICFAVYALAHAFSRRYKPHLDEIGITYPQYVCLLVLWETDGLTVKAIGERLLLDSGTLTPLLKRLEAAGLVSRRRDKVDERQVRVSLTEAGQALHERCRSIRTGMICATGLPFDELDALKTKLVTLRETLDQPPS
- the yacG gene encoding DNA gyrase inhibitor YacG, whose protein sequence is MTASDDRKAANMPAANDNKDQAGRQSKACVICGKPVVPAHDPFCSTRCADVDLNRWLGGVYAVPATDDPDEDESSSADQ
- a CDS encoding Maf-like protein; translated protein: MNATDRRGGAGRTGTWRPKLVLASASPRRLALLQQIGIEPDVLLPTDIDETPHKGELPRVLAGRLAAEKLNAATATAQARADLEDCFIVAADTVVCVGRRILPKCEILDEADDCLRLLSGRAHRVYTGVSVMTPKGHVRHKLVETRVRFKRLSSQEIEAYLASGEWRGKAGGYAIQGLAEAFVMKLIGSHSSVVGLPLYETLGLLVGEGYPAHLLWLNQA
- the infA gene encoding translation initiation factor IF-1; translated protein: MAKEELLEFPGTVTELLPNAMFRVKLENDHEITAHTAGKMRKNRIRVLTGDKVLVEMTPYDLTKGRITYRFK
- a CDS encoding CDP-alcohol phosphatidyltransferase family protein, translated to MTPDFDRGPYRRESSKRFRAVPMRIILPNLVTILALCLGLTAIRMAADGQFDKAVLSILAAAVLDGIDGRLARALKGTTRFGAELDSLADFLDFGVAPALTLYFWSLSGVKSFGWFAAMVFAIACALRLARFNVALDDDDKPSWTSQFFTGMPAPAGAVVVLMPLYLHYSVFELNISRVFVPLEIIYVLAVAALMASRLPHWSGKTIGRVPRDQVIFVLFGVAVVILLLATFPMEMLIVLTLAYLVHIPISMRRVRQLKQRDALVAAGADEDRTTGSAQFPASGN
- a CDS encoding adenylate/guanylate cyclase domain-containing protein is translated as MTGMTEEGSTGSIGGAGQQIARPAVSGLTVSGMSMPDLLAGMPSDRARKAVDLVDWLMRSDRRTASKSLIEELCERMIEAGLPLDRYASSTSMVTAEHDAVGRYWVRGEGVTETVYVQTEERAPEYLASPYYLAAQTQQWVEVWIPDTSDDRFGIVKSLRDRGITHYICVPILLTNGANAWVTFATRQQTGFSKLDLMTIAFWIPPLTTRIDARLGWSTLDKLLRTYVGDEPHRAILAGRAKRGQVSTIRAAMLVADLRDSTGHMAELSAVQAVDLFNDLFDCLVPPVEERRGEVLKYLGDGLLAVFRETKERSCDASDRALEAAEAALDAVDAFNRLHPDRRPMEIGIALHYGEVAYGNVGSGLRLDFTVIGRDVALASRIASMNAKLSQPLLLSAAFVNHMRRGAEQIGLFPARGFTEKVEIFRPGPRPLLGAAESMARDDDRQMTADHV
- a CDS encoding phosphatidylserine decarboxylase yields the protein MSMFASIRRQLTPVHPEGYIFIAAFAVVALILDWIWSPLGWIGGIATLWCVYFFRDPQRVTPMREGLVISPADGVISSIGFFVPPSELGLGDRPMQRISVFMSVFDCHVNRAPMTGRIVRIAYKPGLFVNADLDKASEDNERSSMVLETASGRIGVVQIAGLIARRIVSFVREGESIGAGDRFGLIRFGSRVDVYLPEGVRVLVGHGSRAIAGETVLADVKGAESSRSFKAG